From a region of the Thermomonas sp. HDW16 genome:
- the rplO gene encoding 50S ribosomal protein L15, whose translation MKMNTLSPAEGARQAPKRVGRGIGSGLGKTCGRGHKGSFARAGKGKIKAGFEGGQMPMQRRLPKIGFRSKLANDTAEVLLYKLDTLPAGEIDFAALRAAKLVPSTAKRAKIVVKGEVTKAYTLKGIAATAGAKAAIEAAGGKLAE comes from the coding sequence ATGAAAATGAATACTCTGAGCCCCGCCGAGGGCGCTCGCCAGGCGCCGAAGCGCGTCGGTCGCGGCATCGGTTCCGGCCTAGGCAAGACCTGCGGCCGCGGCCACAAGGGTTCGTTCGCGCGCGCCGGCAAGGGCAAGATCAAGGCCGGTTTCGAAGGCGGCCAGATGCCCATGCAGCGTCGCCTGCCGAAGATCGGCTTCCGTTCGAAGCTGGCCAACGACACCGCCGAAGTGCTGCTGTACAAGCTGGACACGCTGCCGGCCGGCGAAATCGACTTCGCCGCCCTGCGTGCCGCCAAGCTGGTGCCGAGCACCGCCAAGCGCGCCAAGATCGTGGTCAAGGGCGAAGTCACCAAGGCCTACACCCTGAAGGGCATCGCTGCGACCGCTGGCGCCAAGGCTGCGATTGAAGCCGCCGGCGGCAAGCTGGCGGAGTAA